Proteins found in one Lysinibacillus fusiformis genomic segment:
- a CDS encoding ABC transporter ATP-binding protein — translation MIQVENLQHTFLIGKRGKEKQVPVLKGVNFEVNKGEIVAIVGKSGSGKSTLLQVLAGFMKAEQGSIKVNGKETARLTETESAAFRLRQFGFIFQNFQLMPGLTAFENIELPLKLQGLRKAMRKEKVKKLMDKVGLTEVADHYPNELSGGQQQRVSIARALITNPPILLADEPTGSLDSETEQDILLLIQSLNRELGLTFVIITHDEEVATIAHKRFRMYDGELVKEEA, via the coding sequence ATGATTCAAGTTGAAAACTTACAGCATACATTTTTAATTGGAAAACGAGGGAAGGAAAAGCAAGTGCCAGTATTGAAAGGTGTGAACTTTGAGGTCAATAAAGGAGAAATTGTTGCCATTGTAGGTAAAAGTGGCTCAGGAAAATCGACTTTATTACAAGTTTTAGCTGGTTTTATGAAAGCTGAACAGGGCTCTATTAAAGTAAATGGAAAGGAAACAGCCCGTCTAACTGAAACAGAAAGTGCTGCCTTCCGTTTACGTCAATTCGGTTTTATTTTTCAAAACTTTCAATTGATGCCTGGTTTAACGGCATTCGAAAATATTGAATTACCTTTAAAGCTACAGGGTTTGCGTAAGGCTATGCGCAAAGAAAAAGTAAAAAAATTAATGGACAAGGTTGGTTTGACAGAAGTAGCAGACCATTATCCAAATGAATTGTCAGGTGGACAGCAACAGCGTGTCAGCATTGCACGAGCCCTTATTACAAATCCTCCCATATTACTTGCAGATGAGCCAACAGGGAGTCTCGATTCAGAAACCGAGCAGGATATCTTACTGCTCATTCAAAGTTTAAATCGTGAATTAGGGCTAACGTTTGTCATTATAACGCACGATGAAGAAGTAGCTACTATCGCACATAAACGCTTCCGCATGTACGATGGAGAACTTGTAAAGGAGGAAGCTTAA
- a CDS encoding DUF47 domain-containing protein, whose product MLNSKKQDPFFITLHKIAENMREAVHYANDFRINSVADLKEISITMKNYETAGDKLIHELIVMLNKSFMTPIEREDILELAIRMDDVLDGTEHCIAHFEMFSLTEIDESMRIFLGFISKSADEIVKATEELKKKNLIGMRPHAILIKDYERECDEVQRTSIKKLFLNEKDPIRLIKFKDIYEQLEDIADHCQNVANTMETIIMRNA is encoded by the coding sequence ATGCTTAACTCAAAAAAACAAGACCCTTTCTTTATTACATTGCATAAAATTGCTGAAAATATGAGAGAGGCTGTACATTACGCAAATGATTTTCGTATTAACAGTGTGGCTGACCTAAAAGAGATTAGCATTACAATGAAAAATTACGAAACTGCTGGTGATAAGCTTATTCATGAACTGATTGTAATGTTAAACAAATCATTCATGACACCTATTGAACGTGAGGATATTTTAGAGCTTGCCATTCGTATGGATGATGTTTTAGATGGTACAGAACACTGTATTGCGCACTTTGAAATGTTTTCGCTCACTGAGATTGATGAATCTATGCGCATTTTCTTAGGATTTATTTCAAAAAGTGCTGATGAAATAGTCAAAGCGACAGAAGAGTTAAAGAAAAAGAATCTAATTGGCATGCGTCCGCACGCAATTCTTATTAAAGACTATGAACGTGAATGTGATGAGGTACAACGTACTTCTATTAAGAAGTTATTTTTAAATGAAAAGGATCCAATCCGCCTCATTAAATTTAAGGATATTTATGAACAACTTGAAGATATCGCTGATCATTGTCAAAACGTAGCAAATACTATGGAAACAATTATCATGCGTAACGCATAA
- a CDS encoding peptide MFS transporter, whose protein sequence is MSSKDEVVKSVPQNGFVGHPKGLFTLFFTEFWERFSYYGMRAILIFFMYYELHEGGLGLDRGTANSIMAIYGSLVYMSGIIGGWIADRVLGTRRTIFYGGVLIMIGHLLLALPGGVSMLFASMAFIVMGTGLLKPNVSSIVGDIYAETDSRRDAGFSIFYMGINMGAFIAPFIVGTIGQKYSFHLGFGLAGLGMLIGLIVYKLTEKKYLGLAGLQVNNPLKPEERKKVFLQFGIAALLIIILGAIGIKTGTLTMNVFSFIITALGVLIPTAFFIYMYRSKKTTKDEKSRLLAYIPLFLSAVMFWAIQEQGATILATYADERTQLSIGGIQLQSSWFQSLNPLFVITMAPLFAMLWLKWGDKQPTTPRKFSYALFFAGLSFLVMMIPAHLSGGETLVSPLWLVLSFFLVVVGELLLSPVGLSATTKLAPQAFAAQTMSLWFLTSAAAQAINAQLVKVYEVVSEFTYFGFLGTLSIVVGIIILVLSPIISKAMKGIN, encoded by the coding sequence ATGTCTAGTAAAGATGAAGTTGTAAAATCTGTCCCTCAAAATGGCTTTGTTGGACACCCTAAAGGGCTCTTTACTTTGTTTTTCACAGAATTTTGGGAACGTTTCTCGTACTATGGTATGCGAGCAATTCTCATCTTCTTTATGTATTACGAATTACATGAGGGAGGCTTAGGTCTAGACCGCGGAACAGCAAACTCTATTATGGCCATCTATGGCTCACTTGTTTATATGTCTGGTATTATAGGTGGATGGATTGCCGACCGAGTTTTAGGAACACGAAGAACCATTTTTTATGGTGGCGTGTTAATTATGATTGGTCACTTACTGCTAGCATTGCCTGGTGGTGTAAGCATGTTATTTGCTTCAATGGCATTTATCGTCATGGGTACTGGTTTATTAAAACCAAACGTTTCAAGTATTGTTGGAGACATTTATGCTGAAACAGATAGCCGCCGTGATGCAGGTTTTTCTATTTTCTATATGGGTATTAATATGGGAGCATTCATTGCACCATTTATTGTCGGAACAATTGGACAAAAGTATAGCTTCCACCTTGGCTTTGGTTTAGCTGGTCTGGGTATGCTAATTGGTTTAATTGTCTATAAATTAACAGAGAAAAAATATTTAGGCTTAGCGGGCTTACAAGTAAATAACCCATTAAAGCCTGAAGAACGTAAAAAAGTCTTTTTACAATTTGGAATTGCAGCTTTACTTATTATCATTTTAGGTGCTATTGGTATTAAAACAGGTACATTAACAATGAATGTATTCAGTTTTATCATTACGGCCCTAGGTGTATTAATTCCAACTGCATTCTTTATTTATATGTATCGCAGTAAAAAAACAACGAAGGATGAAAAGTCTCGTCTACTTGCTTATATTCCTTTATTTTTATCAGCGGTCATGTTCTGGGCTATCCAAGAACAAGGGGCAACAATTTTAGCGACATATGCAGATGAGCGTACACAGCTAAGTATTGGTGGTATTCAGCTTCAATCTTCATGGTTCCAGTCATTGAACCCATTATTTGTTATCACGATGGCACCATTATTTGCGATGCTATGGCTTAAATGGGGAGACAAGCAACCAACTACACCACGTAAGTTCTCATACGCATTGTTCTTTGCAGGTTTATCATTCTTAGTGATGATGATTCCCGCACACCTATCTGGTGGAGAAACATTAGTGAGTCCTTTATGGTTAGTATTGTCATTCTTCTTAGTGGTTGTTGGGGAGTTATTATTATCACCAGTTGGTCTATCTGCTACAACGAAATTGGCACCACAGGCCTTCGCAGCACAAACGATGTCTTTATGGTTTTTAACAAGTGCGGCAGCACAAGCAATTAATGCTCAATTAGTTAAGGTCTATGAAGTTGTAAGCGAATTCACATACTTTGGCTTCTTAGGTACCTTATCTATTGTAGTCGGAATTATTATATTAGTACTTTCACCGATTATTTCGAAAGCGATGAAAGGTATTAATTAA
- the putP gene encoding sodium/proline symporter PutP: MSDNMYQLLAIIIYMVAMLAIGWYAFVKTSNLTDYMLGGRSLGPAVTALSAGAADMSGWLLMGLPGAIFLSGLVEAWIAIGLTIGAYLNWLLVAPRLRVYTQVTNDSITIPSYLDNRLRDNTKLIRIASGIIILLFFTFYVSSGMVAGGKFFESSFGYEYHTGLLIVSAVVVAYTLFGGFLAVSYTDFLQGLIMFLALIMVPIFGLFVTGGIGETISSIKSVNPDLLNLLPATATAAGIISSVAWGLGYFGQPHIIVRFMAISSVKETKQARRIGIGWMMLSLFGAIGTALVGVAYYQQNAGELKDAETVFIVLGQILFHPFIAGIMLAAILAAVMSTISSQLIVTSSALVEDIYKALFNKTADDKHYVFVGRMAVLVVAIIAAILAWNPDSSILSLVGFAWAGFGAAFGPIILLSLYWRKLTNYGALSGMVTGAVTAFIWGKVDALSSALYEIVPGFLVCLIVAVVVSMLTFKPNKEIEEEFTRSEALLKEERK, translated from the coding sequence ATGTCGGATAACATGTATCAATTATTAGCAATTATTATTTATATGGTCGCCATGCTAGCAATTGGCTGGTATGCATTTGTTAAAACATCCAATTTAACAGATTATATGCTTGGCGGTCGTTCTTTGGGTCCAGCAGTTACGGCGCTAAGTGCTGGTGCTGCGGATATGTCTGGCTGGCTCCTAATGGGCTTACCAGGTGCAATATTTTTATCAGGTCTTGTGGAAGCTTGGATTGCGATTGGACTCACAATAGGGGCTTACCTAAACTGGCTACTTGTTGCACCACGTTTACGGGTATACACACAGGTTACGAATGATTCCATTACCATTCCAAGTTATTTGGATAACCGATTACGGGATAATACGAAGCTAATTAGGATTGCTTCTGGTATCATCATACTATTATTTTTCACGTTTTATGTATCGTCAGGGATGGTAGCAGGAGGCAAGTTTTTCGAGAGTTCATTTGGTTATGAATACCATACAGGCTTATTAATTGTGTCAGCTGTAGTTGTGGCATACACTCTTTTTGGCGGATTTTTAGCGGTAAGTTATACAGACTTCTTACAAGGTCTTATTATGTTTTTAGCACTTATTATGGTACCGATATTTGGTTTATTTGTAACAGGTGGCATAGGGGAAACGATTTCATCTATTAAATCCGTAAATCCAGACCTTCTAAATTTATTACCAGCCACTGCTACAGCAGCAGGGATCATTTCTTCAGTTGCTTGGGGGCTAGGTTATTTTGGACAGCCTCATATCATTGTCCGCTTTATGGCGATTAGTTCTGTGAAAGAAACGAAGCAAGCACGACGCATTGGTATTGGCTGGATGATGTTAAGCTTATTTGGAGCTATTGGAACTGCCTTGGTGGGTGTAGCTTATTATCAGCAAAATGCTGGTGAGCTAAAAGATGCTGAAACAGTATTTATTGTACTTGGACAGATTTTATTCCATCCGTTTATAGCAGGTATTATGCTGGCGGCTATTTTAGCAGCTGTTATGAGTACAATTTCATCCCAATTAATCGTAACATCCTCAGCGCTTGTAGAGGATATTTATAAAGCATTATTTAATAAAACAGCAGACGATAAACATTATGTTTTTGTTGGACGTATGGCTGTATTAGTTGTTGCAATTATTGCAGCAATCCTAGCATGGAATCCAGATAGCTCCATCTTAAGCTTGGTTGGCTTTGCATGGGCAGGATTCGGTGCCGCTTTCGGGCCAATTATTTTGCTTTCTTTATATTGGAGAAAGTTAACGAACTATGGAGCACTTAGCGGAATGGTGACAGGGGCTGTAACCGCGTTTATTTGGGGTAAAGTAGATGCTTTATCAAGTGCGTTGTACGAAATTGTTCCGGGCTTCCTTGTTTGTTTAATTGTTGCGGTTGTGGTCAGTATGCTGACATTTAAACCAAATAAAGAAATTGAAGAAGAGTTCACACGCTCAGAAGCATTGCTAAAAGAAGAAAGAAAATAG
- a CDS encoding class I SAM-dependent methyltransferase: protein MTFEEMKTLLTEQILQQQLVTATISQPRMKSNEVKRVKLKPLMLKNQYHIQIEYQYERILKHENILLAHFPSKLDALFEEYRQAHIDFVDETVHVQLSKKNKVLWKSDKTTSPKQVNLAHNRKKNHLLSDDQPYPFLIRLGVQTEEGKVKKQKYDKFKQINRFIEFIDDALTYLPQDRQVRILDFGSGKSYLTFALYHYLKIEKGLDIRVTGLDLKKEVIEECSRIAQDLGYDQLEFLVGDINDYNDESTVDMVVTLHACDVATDMALARAVKWGASVILSVPCCQHELNRQLNTPALDIMLQHGLVRERFAALATDAIRAEILSLVGYEAQLLEFIDMENTPKNILIRAYQTGKKPNEEQRASYEAFLKLLNATPFLANELKEYL, encoded by the coding sequence ATGACATTTGAAGAAATGAAAACTCTGCTCACTGAGCAAATTTTGCAACAACAGCTTGTGACTGCTACAATCAGTCAACCACGTATGAAATCAAACGAAGTAAAACGTGTAAAATTAAAACCATTAATGTTAAAGAATCAGTACCATATACAAATTGAATACCAATATGAACGCATTTTAAAACATGAAAATATTCTATTGGCTCATTTTCCTTCCAAGCTTGACGCCTTATTTGAGGAGTATCGTCAAGCCCATATCGATTTCGTAGATGAAACGGTACATGTGCAATTATCCAAAAAGAATAAAGTCCTTTGGAAATCAGATAAAACGACTTCACCTAAACAAGTCAATTTAGCCCATAATCGTAAAAAAAATCATTTACTTTCAGATGACCAACCCTATCCATTTTTAATTCGACTAGGGGTTCAAACAGAAGAAGGAAAGGTTAAAAAACAAAAGTATGATAAGTTTAAACAAATTAACCGCTTCATTGAATTTATTGATGACGCCTTAACATACTTACCACAGGATCGTCAGGTGCGGATTTTAGATTTTGGTTCAGGTAAATCCTACTTAACCTTTGCTTTGTATCATTATTTAAAAATCGAAAAAGGCTTAGACATTCGTGTTACTGGTTTAGATTTAAAAAAAGAGGTTATTGAAGAATGCTCGAGAATAGCACAGGATTTAGGCTATGACCAGCTAGAATTTCTTGTAGGAGATATCAATGATTATAATGATGAAAGCACTGTAGACATGGTGGTGACACTCCATGCATGCGATGTAGCCACAGATATGGCCTTGGCTCGTGCTGTGAAATGGGGCGCAAGTGTCATTCTAAGTGTTCCTTGCTGTCAGCATGAGTTAAATCGTCAACTAAATACGCCTGCTCTAGATATTATGTTGCAACACGGTCTTGTTCGAGAGCGTTTTGCAGCACTTGCCACAGATGCTATTCGAGCTGAAATTTTATCCCTTGTTGGCTACGAGGCACAGCTTTTAGAGTTTATTGATATGGAGAATACACCTAAAAATATTTTAATTCGAGCATATCAAACAGGTAAAAAACCAAATGAAGAGCAACGTGCCAGCTATGAGGCCTTCTTAAAATTACTCAATGCAACACCATTTTTAGCTAATGAGTTAAAAGAGTACTTATAA
- the hflX gene encoding GTPase HflX, with amino-acid sequence MDRIKEVDVLIEKAILVGVNLRNDEHFDYSMEELQNLAEALHVEVVGIVTQNLERVTPSHYVGTGKIEEIKNFYEEAQANLVIFNDELSPSQIRNLERDLATKVIDRTMLILDIFGRRAKTREAQMQVELAQLQYMLPRLVGLHASLSRQGGGTGGGFKNRGAGETKLELDRRKIEDQIAKIKKDLEHVKEQRETQRKQRRKNALPVVSIVGYTNAGKSTIMNQLLTQIGQEEHKQVFEKDMLFATLETSVRQIELPDKKTFLLTDTVGFVSKLPHHLVKAFRSTLEEARDADLLLHVVDVSNAEHGFMMNVTNETLKAVGVEDIPTIYVYNKADIADVPYPVVSGDNIWISAKQGIGLEELVQLIRQHIFSHYVKCDMLIPYDQGNVVSYLNEQASVFNTAYEEDGTLLSLEVKVADYAKYQHYVVN; translated from the coding sequence ATGGATAGAATTAAGGAAGTTGATGTATTAATTGAAAAGGCCATACTCGTTGGCGTAAATTTACGAAATGACGAGCATTTTGACTATTCTATGGAAGAGTTACAAAATTTAGCTGAGGCTTTGCATGTAGAAGTGGTGGGGATTGTCACGCAAAATTTGGAACGTGTCACACCTTCCCATTATGTAGGTACAGGTAAAATAGAAGAAATCAAAAATTTTTATGAAGAAGCACAAGCAAATCTTGTTATTTTTAATGATGAATTGTCTCCTTCGCAAATCCGTAATTTAGAGCGTGATTTAGCAACGAAGGTCATTGATCGAACAATGCTTATTTTAGATATTTTTGGAAGACGCGCAAAAACACGTGAAGCACAAATGCAGGTGGAGTTAGCACAGCTTCAATACATGCTACCTCGCTTAGTAGGTTTGCATGCCTCTTTAAGTCGTCAGGGTGGAGGTACTGGAGGTGGCTTTAAAAACCGAGGTGCTGGTGAAACAAAGTTGGAACTGGATCGACGAAAGATTGAAGATCAAATTGCTAAAATTAAAAAGGATCTTGAGCACGTTAAGGAGCAACGAGAAACGCAGCGTAAACAGCGTCGTAAAAATGCACTTCCAGTTGTATCGATTGTCGGCTATACAAATGCAGGTAAATCAACAATTATGAATCAACTGCTCACACAAATAGGACAAGAAGAGCACAAGCAAGTCTTTGAGAAGGATATGCTTTTTGCTACCCTTGAAACTTCTGTTCGTCAGATTGAACTACCTGATAAGAAGACATTTTTACTGACAGACACAGTAGGTTTCGTTAGTAAATTACCTCACCATTTAGTGAAGGCATTTCGCTCTACTTTGGAAGAGGCACGAGATGCTGACCTTTTACTTCATGTGGTGGATGTTTCAAATGCTGAGCATGGATTTATGATGAATGTGACGAATGAAACGCTTAAAGCAGTTGGTGTTGAGGACATTCCAACAATCTATGTATACAATAAGGCAGATATAGCGGATGTTCCTTATCCTGTAGTAAGTGGAGATAATATTTGGATATCAGCAAAGCAGGGGATTGGTTTAGAGGAATTAGTACAGTTAATTCGTCAACACATCTTCTCGCATTATGTAAAGTGTGACATGTTAATACCTTATGACCAAGGGAACGTTGTTTCTTATTTAAATGAACAAGCCTCTGTTTTTAATACTGCCTATGAAGAAGACGGGACATTATTGTCTCTTGAAGTAAAAGTAGCAGACTATGCAAAGTATCAACACTATGTTGTTAATTAA
- a CDS encoding ABC transporter permease, producing MLFKDQLGFVTQHIKKNKLRVFMTILAATMGCAFLIVLASVGFGLQESLRNEILSNETVTKIQVYGDKQLTEEQVQEIKKMEHVETVLETISVNASAQSFVEDRDTTSNLILSNMQDFEQVNGKLAKGHYPTKSNEIVVGYHFAQTLLNETERNLIAEKSKKAEAEGTYYDGSEEGYKESLIGKNIDLSLVPHTGTNDETQKMSYTIVGIMEKPSYDWMVDNAIHMDKVQKAVLAENLSTSNNMAEDELFYSEFNIYADTLENVKPILEKLKDRGYSVYSVTEQLDQMNVFFLVLKIGLIFVGTIAVLIASIGIFNTMTMAVTERTREIGVLKAIGASPKLIQRLFLMESTFISIFGTLIAVIISYAISFAANAALPLILKAATGEEAFATNDITFSLIPWQLVIIAAAISVGVAMISGYRPARKATKIDVIQALRQEL from the coding sequence ATGTTATTTAAGGATCAATTAGGTTTTGTAACACAGCATATCAAGAAAAACAAGCTGCGTGTGTTTATGACGATACTAGCTGCAACGATGGGCTGTGCCTTTCTAATCGTGCTAGCATCCGTTGGTTTTGGCTTACAGGAGTCTTTACGCAATGAAATTCTGTCAAACGAAACCGTTACGAAAATTCAAGTATATGGCGATAAGCAATTAACTGAAGAACAAGTACAAGAAATTAAAAAAATGGAGCATGTAGAAACAGTGCTTGAAACAATTAGTGTCAATGCTTCCGCGCAATCATTTGTTGAGGATCGTGATACAACTTCTAATTTAATATTGTCAAATATGCAGGACTTTGAGCAGGTAAATGGAAAGCTTGCAAAAGGGCACTATCCAACAAAATCCAATGAAATTGTTGTAGGCTATCATTTTGCTCAAACATTATTAAATGAAACAGAACGCAATCTCATTGCGGAAAAGAGTAAAAAGGCTGAAGCAGAGGGCACTTACTATGATGGCAGTGAAGAAGGCTATAAGGAATCATTGATTGGAAAAAATATTGACCTGTCCTTAGTTCCTCACACTGGCACAAATGATGAAACGCAAAAAATGAGCTATACAATTGTTGGCATAATGGAGAAACCTTCTTATGATTGGATGGTTGATAATGCTATTCATATGGATAAGGTACAAAAGGCAGTATTAGCTGAAAATTTATCTACAAGTAATAACATGGCAGAGGATGAGCTATTTTACTCCGAATTTAACATTTATGCGGATACTTTAGAAAATGTAAAGCCGATTTTAGAGAAATTAAAAGATAGAGGTTATAGCGTATATTCAGTAACTGAGCAATTAGATCAAATGAATGTATTTTTCCTTGTATTAAAAATTGGCTTAATCTTTGTAGGTACGATTGCTGTGTTGATTGCTTCCATTGGTATTTTCAATACAATGACAATGGCTGTCACAGAGCGTACTCGTGAAATTGGTGTGTTAAAGGCAATTGGGGCAAGTCCAAAGCTTATTCAACGGCTGTTTTTAATGGAAAGTACATTTATCAGTATTTTTGGTACGCTAATTGCAGTTATTATCTCATATGCCATCAGTTTTGCGGCTAATGCAGCATTACCATTGATTCTTAAGGCGGCAACTGGGGAAGAAGCATTCGCAACAAATGATATTACATTTTCTCTGATTCCATGGCAACTAGTTATTATTGCAGCGGCCATTAGTGTTGGCGTAGCGATGATTTCAGGCTACCGTCCAGCACGTAAAGCAACTAAAATCGATGTTATTCAAGCTTTGCGACAAGAGCTATAA
- a CDS encoding M20 peptidase aminoacylase family protein, protein MKEELDHLRPRLMEIFTYLHANPEISWHEVETTNYIVELLTQEGFSPIRFKNSTGLYVDVGNGDPKVGLRTDIDALWQEVDGHFRANHSCGHDGHMTMAIGTLLLLKELQQSFNGTIRVIFQPAEEKGTGALSVLEEGVIDDLDYLFGVHVRPVHELEDGTYCAALYHGASRLLEGEIIGEDAHAARPHLGTNAIEVGATIIEDLRTIHTDPMVPVSVKMTKFHAGGDSGNIIPGNASFTIDIRAQQNKVMDDLAQGVKRVIDSSKLLHKVQIELRTVANIVAAEVDTSAQYLMEQAIIQATGLSNLRKPVHTPGGEDFHHYAVKRPHLKTTMLGLGCGLTPGLHHPKMKFKQARLVTGVEILTRAVLLALESGHKKEASA, encoded by the coding sequence ATGAAAGAAGAGTTAGATCATTTGAGGCCAAGATTAATGGAGATTTTTACGTATTTACATGCGAATCCAGAAATCAGCTGGCATGAAGTAGAAACAACCAATTATATAGTGGAGCTATTAACGCAGGAAGGCTTTTCTCCTATACGATTTAAAAACTCCACAGGGTTATATGTGGATGTAGGCAACGGAGATCCGAAAGTAGGATTAAGAACAGATATAGATGCTTTATGGCAAGAAGTTGATGGCCATTTCCGTGCGAATCATTCATGTGGACATGACGGACATATGACGATGGCCATTGGTACGCTATTACTTTTAAAAGAACTACAGCAATCATTTAATGGCACAATCCGTGTTATTTTCCAACCTGCTGAAGAAAAAGGAACGGGAGCGTTATCCGTTTTAGAAGAAGGCGTTATTGATGACTTAGATTATTTATTTGGTGTCCATGTAAGACCTGTTCATGAGCTAGAGGACGGCACTTATTGTGCAGCCCTATACCATGGTGCCTCTCGCTTACTTGAAGGTGAAATTATTGGGGAGGATGCTCATGCTGCAAGGCCACACCTTGGCACTAATGCGATTGAAGTAGGTGCAACAATTATCGAAGATTTGCGAACCATTCATACAGATCCTATGGTTCCTGTATCTGTAAAGATGACGAAATTCCATGCCGGGGGAGATTCAGGCAATATTATTCCAGGTAATGCATCGTTCACGATTGATATACGTGCACAGCAAAACAAGGTAATGGATGATTTAGCACAAGGAGTAAAGCGTGTAATAGATTCCTCTAAATTGTTGCATAAGGTACAGATTGAATTACGTACGGTTGCTAATATCGTAGCTGCTGAAGTTGATACAAGTGCACAATATTTGATGGAGCAGGCAATTATACAGGCTACTGGGTTATCAAATTTAAGAAAGCCAGTTCATACACCTGGTGGAGAGGATTTTCACCATTATGCTGTGAAACGGCCACATTTAAAAACGACCATGCTAGGCTTGGGTTGTGGATTAACTCCCGGGTTGCATCATCCGAAAATGAAATTTAAACAAGCAAGACTTGTCACAGGAGTTGAGATTCTTACAAGAGCAGTTTTATTAGCTTTGGAATCAGGGCATAAAAAGGAGGCGTCAGCGTAA
- a CDS encoding GNAT family N-acetyltransferase, with the protein MLEQVRIHKVMTPKEIAEIQKLNAEIWGSQAIPSHQLLAAVQNGGIVLGAYLDEKLIGFNYCFVGYQDREMYLHSHMIGVEKAYREQGVAELLKHAQQEYAKEHGFQLVRWLIEPLEARLANLAFLKLNATSYQYENDYYGPLRDDFNEGLPSDRLVVEWWIERDQMADSLDELEELAQEIVPWTLTVDGLPVLDVENTFQLEQSFYKDAYLLPIPQSLQKMKVESPKLAEDWRYKIRTILTTLFNQDYAVVRMKKHPEYVHSYLLVRRSLLAL; encoded by the coding sequence ATGTTAGAGCAAGTGCGAATTCATAAAGTAATGACACCGAAAGAAATTGCAGAGATCCAAAAATTGAATGCTGAAATATGGGGCAGCCAAGCAATACCTTCCCATCAATTATTAGCTGCTGTACAAAATGGGGGAATCGTATTAGGAGCGTATTTAGACGAAAAGCTAATTGGCTTTAATTATTGCTTTGTTGGTTATCAAGATAGAGAAATGTACTTGCATTCGCACATGATTGGTGTAGAAAAAGCATATCGTGAACAAGGTGTGGCTGAATTATTGAAGCATGCCCAACAAGAATATGCAAAAGAGCATGGTTTTCAACTTGTCCGCTGGTTAATTGAACCGTTAGAAGCACGTTTAGCTAATTTAGCATTTCTAAAATTGAACGCCACTAGCTATCAATATGAAAATGATTACTATGGTCCGCTCCGAGACGATTTTAATGAAGGGCTCCCATCAGATAGGCTAGTTGTTGAATGGTGGATTGAGCGTGATCAAATGGCAGATAGCCTTGATGAATTAGAAGAGCTAGCGCAGGAAATTGTACCTTGGACATTAACCGTCGACGGATTGCCAGTTCTAGATGTAGAAAATACATTTCAGTTGGAACAATCCTTTTACAAGGACGCCTATCTCTTACCGATCCCTCAATCTCTACAGAAGATGAAAGTGGAAAGTCCAAAACTTGCAGAGGACTGGCGTTATAAAATTCGTACAATCTTAACGACATTATTTAATCAAGATTATGCTGTTGTACGCATGAAGAAACATCCAGAATATGTTCATAGCTATCTGTTAGTCAGACGCTCCTTATTAGCCTTATAA